The genomic window CCTACACGGGTCAGCATTGAACATGCACGACTCATAACTGAGCTATATACTAACTATACAAGCTTGCGAGCTTGGTTAGAGCGTAGCTACACtagttacgcatgcgtagtaggCCTAGATGGTTAGTCTCGCgtaagggtctggctacgcaagactagaTGATGTCTAGTCGTAACTCCCATAAGTCTACTGTTGAAGTGATGCGTGTTTATCAGACATACCTAACGCACATAACGAACTTCTGTTTGTGAGCATTCCACTTCTGGATACTATAGTAATAGCCATCCATGTACACGCTAGTGTAAACAACCACCTACCATTACCAAACTATGAATATAACTGTAGTTGTATAACTACGCTATAACtagcagtgtgaacacagccaGTGTAGGTTATGTGAACCAAGCTTTGCATACATCAATTAATCAATGTTACATGTACTTTTGTCGGAAAGCAAAAGGTTCAAATTATCACATCTTGAAATAACGAGGTGACTGAGCAATGTCACGCTATATTCCACTATACTAACAACATATACGGTAACTAAGAAAACCATCATCACTTCAACTCTGCAGAGAGAACAGAAAAGTTTCACAGCTACCACAAAGAATCTCACCTTCCTTGTCCTTCAGACCAACAAAGAATGAGAAGATTGAATTTCCCATTACCCGAATCAACCAGTTGACGTGTATACCTACCACAAAATACAGATGACCACACCAACAGTATTatgagtactgtacacactaCCAACTGTTATATTTCTATAATCAAATGCCAACAATTGGCCACACAATCATTCCAGGGCTTGAATTTCATTTCACTAATATCCCATTAACACTAGCACGTTTGTAAACCGTGCTGAGAGTTGTGAAGCTAGACCGAGCCGGCGCGCACCAGGAAACAGTGCCAGTTCTCCCCTCCCCCTGTTCACACATAGTAGTACGTAAGCCTCTAGCGGGTCAATGGGTGTAGCCACTCGTAACGTACGCTACCTCTGAGTTTTATGGATCATCAGAAAGCTTTCGCTGCATTATTAGTGACGGCAATTCAGCAATACAGATCGACAAATTGTGTCAGGTCGAAAAGAAGATTACGCCGAAGAAGGCAATTGCAACATGTATATTGCTCATAGCATCCTAAACTTTCCTAGTTAGTACAGCAGCATCCCTCAAGATGCGCTTGTATGGTATCTTCGATCCACAATTCAATCCAAAAAAGTCATATCAGttgattgtatttgttgaCTCACATAGAAGTTGTCCCAAGTGCATGGTACGTAGAGTGGTGCAATGCCAAGATGGTAggctaataattattatcagATGTTATTAGGACATAAAGTTTCTGCACATAGAGCTTACTCAGAGTATAGGGCCCATAAAAAATACGTACATGGGTGTAAAGTGTGACCAAGAATCCACACACAGCTTGAGAGTCCCATGACATGTTCAGACAAGATCTAGACACGCTGACTAAAAAGCAATGCCAAAAGAAATGACCTCGGCATTAAAGTAGCAAGGTCCCTTATTCCAGTGTCAAAATATAGAACATACTTGAGGTGAAGAAGCACGGTATGCAGCTAGGTCACAGCTACATTCTTATCCAACAGTTCTGCTTAGAAAATCCTCCATTCTTTAAAAAAAAAGACTTGTGAAGAATGAGTGGGAGATGTTGTGCTCTTACGTGCACCATGTACATTTCTTTACTTTTACCACAGAGTTACAAAGCTGCTAGTATACGACTGCCATATTCAAACTTGTACAAATTAGAGAAGATTTGCCTAACACTGCAAGGGAGAACATTTTATTTCATATGAGCATTTTCTAGTCTTTACCTCCTTGTTGCCAACTACAAGTACAATAAGccaattgcttaattaatacaatagCTCACCGTACAGTATGTAGTATAAGATTGAAAATATTTCCTTCACTACATTTCAGAAATAAATAATACTAATTTCTATCCACAAACTGAGTCATCAGAAAATGTATGTTGGATGAAAAAGACTAGTCCACTGTACATAATATTGTCAACGATACACTGCTATTAAAACATTAAACACAAGCCATTGTAGACATGATTCCACATCACTGTCAGTCAACTGTCATGCAAATAAGAGAGACGATACACCACCATCAACATGCACAGTAGCTGATCCAACATGAACTGGTGCTGACTGATTAATGACAGGAGCACAAAGTTCAGCATAATAGCAAATTTATGAATGTGCTTTACCACCCTGACCTTGAACAGAAAACCACAGCTTCATGGTAGACAGCAAATGCAATCTCTAAGATATATTGCATACCAACTTAAGAGCAACAGCTCACAAAACTGACTTAAAGTAAGCAGGTATCCATCTATACCAGAAGATGAAAGAAAGCATACAAAACAATGTCATTCAAAAAATAAATCCTCCAAGTTCACCACAATTATGAGACTAAATGAACTGTTACAGGCCATTAACCCTCTCACACAtacattgttaattaaataggcATATCATCAAGGATGTCAAACTGGACTTCCTCAAACAGTAAAGTACCAAGTAGAACTATTGAATGACACAGTTAGGTTCCTATAGTTACAGGCCCATTTCATCCTCTTCCGCCTCTTCTAAGAAGTTGTAAGAAGTAAGTAGTTTCATAACCTTCTTCAGAAGAGGTCAGAAGAAATCACAAgacctcttctgctcttctagGTTTCAGCCAAACGAGAAGTGTGCCACGAGTGCAGTAGGTCTGACCAATCGGTTTGTGAGATATTAACAGAATGTGAATTGCATTGACTAACGGGTGTTCTGGAGATTCCTCGAAAGCAGCCAGTGGAGGATATCTGCTTACATCTCAACTTTGTCTTAAAGATTAGACTGTGCAAATGTAGCCTCTTCTGGTTTCTCCCATTGTTTCACTAAAAATGTTTCTTCCAACCCCAAACTCTCTTCCGTTACCTTCCAGTAGTATTcaactattgtattgtattaattGAAAGCTATAAGTCAAAGGGACGGAACTTttaaaagtcacgtgacatgtgaCTTGCTATACTAACTACAGACTAACGGGGTTCCCTTTGCACCAAACCTCTGTGGCTGACTAACTACTTCAAAAAATTACCATATATGAGTGTCACGCTGCACTATGCAAGCGGTGACCAGTCACGACACGTTGTTCTCTTTGTGTCACACTCAGCAACGACAGACAATGGCACGAGCAGCCAATCATTCTACTTGTAGGTGCTGCTCGGCATGAGATAAAATTAGCCAACAAGATGTTAattttgatcagaaacaacagaaacgttgtatttcaagtaatGCTACCTGAAAATCTACAAGCACCCAATCTTGCTGACGTAGTACGTACAAACGTGAAGCGTAATGGGTGCGTTACGTAAGAGACTTCGTTACTAATGAGTGTCGTGTAAACGCgagctggaatactgggctggcacgAGCTGGCGCAACTcagctcggctcggctcggctcgctATGCAtgctcgtgtaaacagggTATTAGATGGTAAAAGCGTAGATAAATCATGCAAATTCTAGCCTTGGAGAAAATTGGAAGTCTGACCAAATCCTGTGCTAGAATAACAATTTGACAGTTAGAAGTTTTGTGTGATGCATGCCTAGGAAGGAGCGACTCCAGTATCTCCCCAACCGCCACAGTACAGACTATACGAAACACCGGCTGCCGGCTGCCGGCTGCTCCTTCCACCAACTGGAGACAGGCTAGAAGTGGAAACTAGGGGAGCTacaaatttgtctcaactcctgttCAGTTGGCAACACCGGCAAGGGTGGTTGAACAATATACTTCCAGCTGGGTGTTCCCGCCCCATCAGTTGCAACACTCCCCTCTCCCTAGAGCCGCCATTTAAAAGAATCGAGACAGCTTACAGAAGCTGCCGGAGTTGTACGAGAAGTTGTAGTAGTCACAAGACGTCACATGCAAAACAAGCTGTACGTTTCTAGGTGCGCTTTCACGGGCTTCAACGCTCTTGCAAGACACAGCAAGGCCTGCTCTAGCAGAAGTGCACAATCAAATCTACAGGCCAACAGCTTGGCAGATAATCTTGACACAGCGACGGCTGCTGTCTCGTTTGATTCTTCAAGTTTGTCCGTTACAAGTCTGTCCAATACGTGTAACGGGCAGGTCACGGAATTCGAATTGTCATCCAGCCGCCGTTCATTGGCTGATGAAGCCATTGCATCATCACGTGTACCTCTGGCTAACACCCTTAGCAACGGGGAATTGCTACAACTACAGTGGAATGGAAGAGGTGCGACTGACACAGACATGGGCCAGACATCAAATGTCAAGGGTAATGTTGATCAAATCAGTACATCACCAGCAGTCAAATCACCCGGAAGCAGAACCAAGGGTTGGGAATTTCTTGACAACTTAGATTTTGAATCTATTAGTGGGTCAATTATTCCAACTATTTCGAACGTACCTAGGCATCTACAAGCTTTCTTCAGGGAATGTTGTGCTATGTCTCTAGTGAAACTTTCAGAAAACAGCAGTGACCTGTCAGCGTGGAAACTATTTCTTCTAACACCTAGGTTTCTATTGCAACCAGTGACTCGTGGTGGCAAATGTGGCAAGAAAGAACATGAAAGCCGATATAAAAAGTTCAGAGAATTGAGGTTTGACGAACTTTATCACTCATCAGTGCCTCGTCCTGACGAACGTCAAAATAAGTTTGAATGCCCTGATTCTGATAGTGTTATTTCATCTAGCTTGATCAGATCAGTCCGGTCAAAAGTGAGAAATGGAGAAATTTCCAGAGCAGGCAATCTCTTAACAAGTTCAGGTTTGGCAACTACATCCCTTGAGACTTTTCAGCGTCTGCAAGAAAAACATCCACAACGCAAAAATCTTATCTCTGAAGAACTAAAGCACCACAAACCCACCTGCTCTCCAGTCCAAGTATCTCTTTCTTTGTTCATTTCAGTTCTCAAAAATTGTCCGAATGGATCTAGTTGCGGTTTCAATGGCTGGAGATTTGAACATCTAAAATTATTGTTAGATTCTGACTACACCACGTCTCATTTGCATTCTTTGTGCAATAGCTATTTATCAGGTTCTGTACCAGATTTTGTGGCCACTATTCTAGCTGGCGCAAAGTTGATTGCTTTGCAGAAAAACGTGAATGATGTCCGACCAATTGCGGTTGGTGATTCTTTTCGACGACTGACGGCCAAACTTGCATGTCATCAACTCAAGAAGAAGATTTCGACTTTCCTTGCCCCTCATCAATATGGAGTTTCAACGCCGGGTGGAGCTGAGCTAATGACACATCTCATTCAGGCATCTCTGGAGGAGCATCCGGAGTGGATTGTTATTAAAACTGATGCAAAAAATGCTTTCAATACTGTTGATCGGTCTGCCTTTTTGTCTGAAGTTGCTTCAACTTTTCCGGAACTGTATCCATTTGTGGCGCAATGTTATATTCCTCCAGCTAAACTCACTGTTCGAGTGGGCTGTAAAACACAATTTATACTGTCCGAGGAAGGTGTACAACAAGGCGATCCTCTAGGACCCCTATTGTTTGCCCTAGCTCTTCAACCAATACTGATCAATGCAGCTAAAGATCACGAGTCACTTCTTACGCCTAGCTATCTCGATGACAGCATGATTCTAGGGCCAAAAGAGGAAGTGATCAATTGTTACAACAATTTGAAAGTTCAACTATCTAAAATTGGATTAGAATTGAGAGAGGATAAATGTGAAGCTTTCTCACCAATCGGTATCCATGACTGGCCTCTGAACATTCCTGTACAAAAGAACGGCTTTGTTGTCTTAGGAACTCCTATTGGATCCCTGTCTTTTGTTAAAGATCGGTGCATGAAGCAAGTCAACACTGCCAAAACCTTCCTATCAAAACTTCCTTATATTGACGATACACAATCCGCAATGCTAATCCTTCGTTACTGTGGAATTCCAAAGATTTCACACTTACTTCGATGTGTTCCTCCAACGGTTACTGCTGAGGCTACGAGAGAGTTTGACGTAGCAATCATAAATACTTTTGAGGCCATCATCGGCTGTAAGCTATCTGAGCAACAAAGGGTACAACTCTCCTTTCGATTCAGTCAAGGTGGATTCGGTTTATCTCAAATGAGTGTTACTGCTCCATGTGCTTTCTTGGGAGCTTGGGCGAGCACTCTACACCAGCTTCCTTTGAGAGTGCCCTCTTTAGCCTCTTTCTGTGATACAGTCATTACTCCAGCTAGGATTTGTGATGATAGGGCTCCTTCAGTCTATTCAATCGCCGACCACCTGATCGATTCACTTCAGGAAATAAAACTTTTTCACACTGATAGACAATCTTTGATCTCTTCATTGGCAGACTTGCCTAATCAACCCTTCAAACTACAATCCAGATTGTACTCTCGCCACCTTGACACTCAATTTCAGACCTTCCTGAAAGGCTGTTCATCTGAATATGATAAGGCAAGAGTCATTAGCTGCGGTGGGCCTATTGCTGGGAGCTGGCTGGACGTTATACCAAATACGCAGGAATTCACTATGAGTAACATGGATTTCCGTGTTGCTTCTTTGTTGCGACTTGGTGCTCCTCTGCCAGAATTGCAAGCGTTAGACAACTGCATTCCTCAATGTAAACAACCTCTTGACAGTAGTGGCTACCACATACTAACGTGTAAATGGGGAGGGGGAATCATTCGACGCCATGATCACATTGCAGATTGTTTATACAAAATGCTTACCTCTGTTGGATATCGATGCAGAAAGGAGTTGCCAGATCAATTCGATGGAAAACAAAGACCAGATGTTGCTGTCTATGACTATAAAGATGGAAAAAAACTTCTACTTGACGTTACCATTGCTCATCCTGCAGCTAGGAAGTACATCTCTAAAAGTCATTCAGTAGCAGGCTTTGCtgctacagagagagaaaagcaAAAGAACACAAAGTATCTTTCTAAATCTAGAGAGTTGGGGTATCTTTTCAAACCGTTTGCAATGGAAGTATTTGGCCGATGGAGTGATTCAGCCCAAAATTTTTTATCGGAAACATCAAAGTTCGCAGCTTCATCTTTACAAATATCCAGCGCTGAGTTCCTCCACATGTGGCGCCGACGCTTTGCCACGTGTCTTCAAAAAGAAAACGTTTCCATCATGTCAGAAAAGATGAAATCGCTTGTCCCAAAGACCACTGTGGATGCCAACTTTCGTCAGAAGCAGCCTGTCAGATGCTTTGGACTtgactttagttaattaaagtaattacCATAGTGCATGCTTAGTTAGAATCTTATGTAGTTCGTAATCTATGTAGAGTTCTTCTTTAGTCATAGTTTCGTTTTAGTTCAGTTGAACTGTTTTCAGCTCCTCCTATAGCTTGTTGAAATTGTCTGCTGtattttgttgatgttgaattATCTAAatagagagagggagagagagggagagagagggagagagagagcgagCGAGCGAGCGAGCGAGCAAAGATTGTCACCAATTAGGCAAACTATAGGTTTTAGCTACGCTCTTCTAAgaaagaggcagaagagataACCAAATAATACGTCCTAACTACGACTGCGAGCAGATAATTCATTGTGGAGTTGCAACATTTAGTCGTAAAGTGCCTCTGGCCGTCACTGTTTAGAGATGTTCCCCACAAGTCTGACTGACTATGTAGATTGCGGACGTCGCTATAATGAACAGGAACCGAAACTCAAGCGAATAAATTCCTTGCGTAGTAGTCACCTGTCTTGTATCAATCGCGTATCACATGAAAGACAATGCCTTTCAACACTTCAAGAAATACACCATagatagtcacgtgacagcgTCATGTACAAAAACGCTCGAACATGACATGAAGGCAacgtcatttgtttgtctttgaaaACCCATTGCCTCTACAAGACGCGCGGGCAACATTTTATTGCCGTTATTAAGTGAGATTGCCTACTTGTTTTTGTCGAATGACGTAAACGAGCGCCACTCGTCTGCATTAGATGTGTAGCCCTCCATCAGATCCTCAATATGTTTAACATCGGCTGTATCGCCAGCGAGAGCTTCGTGAAGCAAGTCAACAAGTTCGTCAAGAGTCTTTCGCAAACGTAAATCAGACATCGTCATGCAACAAATATCCGGGAGTTGTGGGTTATAACGTACGTTAACATTGCTTGTTGTAACGTGTACACCTTTGCATacattccccgtatgtacTTTATTGTGGCTAGTGCCTTTTTGTCAAATTGTGGCGTTCAAAAACAGAACTACATGGTGCTACATAGAACTAGCATGCAGGTGAGACATAATTCCAGCTGTTTGACACAAGAAAATAACCGCTGCAAAATTAAAAGGTATTCTAAATAAAATATGCGTTTCTATCTCTTAGCTCTAGCTAGAATTCAAGTCGTTTTTGAGCTTTCACACAGCACAGAACAGAAATCGTTCTTGTAAGCATAGTTCCCGTATGTATGCAGTAGTCTGCGGTGTGCAGTTGTACAGTACGCAGAGACGTGTTTACAATTTACCTAAAATAGCCATCAAATCAAAAATACGTCCACACTGCAGTGTTtccacgcatgcgcagtagcCTAACAAACGTACACGTACAAGTTTTCTGCACGAGATTGCATGCTTTGTACAAGAACTCCACTTACGTCTTCCTGGGTGTGGTCGCTGT from Corticium candelabrum chromosome 12, ooCorCand1.1, whole genome shotgun sequence includes these protein-coding regions:
- the LOC134187776 gene encoding uncharacterized protein LOC134187776, with product MILGPKEEVINCYNNLKVQLSKIGLELREDKCEAFSPIGIHDWPLNIPVQKNGFVVLGTPIGSLSFVKDRCMKQVNTAKTFLSKLPYIDDTQSAMLILRYCGIPKISHLLRCVPPTVTAEATREFDVAIINTFEAIIGCKLSEQQRVQLSFRFSQGGFGLSQMSVTAPCAFLGAWASTLHQLPLRVPSLASFCDTVITPARICDDRAPSVYSIADHLIDSLQEIKLFHTDRQSLISSLADLPNQPFKLQSRLYSRHLDTQFQTFLKGCSSEYDKARVISCGGPIAGSWLDVIPNTQEFTMSNMDFRVASLLRLGAPLPELQALDNCIPQCKQPLDSSGYHILTCKWGGGIIRRHDHIADCLYKMLTSVGYRCRKELPDQFDGKQRPDVAVYDYKDGKKLLLDVTIAHPAARKYISKSHSVAGFAATEREKQKNTKYLSKSRELGYLFKPFAMEVFGRWSDSAQNFLSETSKFAASSLQISSAEFLHMWRRRFATCLQKENVSIMSEKMKSLVPKTTVDANFRQKQPVRCFGLDFS